One genomic region from Bacillus sp. SLBN-46 encodes:
- a CDS encoding RNA methyltransferase, protein MKHIESVNNPKVKQWKKLLTKKERDKTESFIVEGFHLVEEALKQGEQVLEIIVSEKIDLPPRWDISSTPVTLVTEEISDLLTETEAPQGIYAVCRMPSKRTEAQAEEGQTYLLIDAVQDPGNLGTMIRTADAAGIDAVIVGRGSVDIYNSKVLRAAQGSHFHLPILRADLHEWVDKLHEKNIPVYGTALEGAAVYTEIAGGEFFALIVGNEGSGVGKDLLSTTTKNLYIPIYGKSESLNVAVATGVLLYYLKK, encoded by the coding sequence TTGAAACATATTGAATCTGTAAATAATCCTAAGGTAAAACAATGGAAAAAGCTTTTAACGAAAAAAGAGCGTGATAAAACCGAATCATTTATCGTGGAAGGCTTTCATTTAGTAGAAGAAGCATTAAAACAAGGAGAACAGGTATTAGAAATTATTGTTTCTGAGAAAATTGACCTACCTCCGCGTTGGGATATAAGTTCTACTCCAGTTACTCTTGTTACGGAGGAAATTTCTGATCTGTTAACAGAAACGGAAGCACCGCAAGGTATTTACGCCGTGTGCAGAATGCCAAGTAAGAGGACGGAGGCTCAGGCGGAAGAGGGTCAAACCTACTTATTGATCGATGCGGTCCAGGATCCAGGAAACCTTGGCACGATGATTCGTACAGCTGATGCCGCAGGGATTGACGCAGTGATCGTTGGGCGTGGGAGTGTGGATATTTATAACTCCAAGGTTTTAAGAGCTGCACAAGGAAGCCATTTTCACCTTCCAATTCTTCGAGCTGACCTTCATGAATGGGTGGATAAACTCCATGAAAAGAATATCCCTGTATACGGGACAGCGCTTGAAGGAGCAGCAGTTTATACAGAAATTGCAGGTGGAGAATTCTTCGCTTTAATTGTGGGTAACGAAGGCAGCGGCGTTGGTAAAGATTTGCTTTCTACCACAACGAAGAATCTGTATATCCCGATTTACGGAAAAAGCGAATCATTAAACGTAGCCGTGGCCACAGGGGTTCTTCTTTATTATTTGAAAAAATAG
- the sspI gene encoding small acid-soluble spore protein SspI: protein MNLNLRNAIIHNVSGNTQDQLEDTIVDAIQNGEEKMLPGLGVLFEIIWKNSSEEEKKEMLETLESGLK from the coding sequence ATGAACTTAAATTTGCGAAATGCGATTATTCACAATGTCTCTGGTAATACGCAGGATCAATTAGAAGATACAATTGTAGATGCTATTCAAAATGGAGAGGAAAAAATGCTCCCAGGTCTTGGCGTTCTATTTGAAATCATTTGGAAGAATTCTTCTGAAGAAGAGAAAAAAGAAATGCTTGAAACT
- the pheS gene encoding phenylalanine--tRNA ligase subunit alpha, which produces MQERLKELQEEAIQKVEQSTNLKELNDIRVAYLGKKGPITEVLRGMGKLSAEERPVMGALANEVREAIAVKIEEKQKGLEEAAVLEKLASESIDVTLPGRPVKVGNHHPLTRIIEEIEDLFIGMGYQVAEGPEVEQDYYNFEALNLPKGHPARDMQDSFYITEEILLRTHTSPVQARTMEKHQGKGPIKIICPGKVYRRDNDDATHSHQFMQIEGLVVGENIRMSDLKGTLEVFAKKMFGEDREIRLRPSFFPFTEPSVEMDISCKICGGKGCNVCKQTGWIEILGAGMVHPNVLEMAGYDSKKYTGFAFGMGPERIAMLKYGVDDIRHFYTNDVRFLKQFSKHE; this is translated from the coding sequence ATGCAAGAACGTTTAAAGGAATTGCAGGAAGAGGCTATTCAAAAAGTTGAACAGTCCACAAACTTAAAAGAACTAAATGACATACGTGTTGCGTATTTAGGCAAAAAAGGCCCAATTACGGAAGTGCTTCGCGGTATGGGTAAGCTTTCGGCGGAAGAAAGACCAGTTATGGGGGCTCTTGCGAATGAAGTACGTGAAGCTATTGCAGTTAAAATTGAAGAGAAACAAAAGGGACTAGAAGAAGCCGCTGTTTTAGAAAAATTAGCTTCTGAAAGTATTGATGTGACTCTTCCAGGACGCCCTGTAAAGGTAGGAAACCATCATCCATTAACAAGAATCATTGAGGAAATTGAAGATTTATTTATTGGAATGGGCTATCAAGTTGCAGAAGGTCCAGAAGTGGAGCAGGATTATTATAACTTTGAAGCTCTTAACTTACCGAAAGGGCACCCTGCCCGTGATATGCAGGATTCTTTCTATATTACAGAGGAAATCCTTCTTCGTACACATACATCGCCAGTACAAGCGCGGACGATGGAAAAGCATCAAGGTAAAGGTCCAATTAAGATTATCTGCCCTGGTAAAGTGTACCGCCGCGATAATGATGATGCGACACACTCCCATCAGTTCATGCAAATCGAAGGACTAGTTGTCGGCGAAAACATCCGCATGAGCGATCTAAAAGGAACATTAGAGGTATTTGCGAAGAAAATGTTTGGAGAAGACCGTGAAATCCGCCTAAGACCAAGTTTCTTCCCTTTCACAGAGCCTTCTGTTGAAATGGATATTTCTTGTAAAATTTGCGGTGGCAAAGGCTGTAACGTGTGTAAGCAAACGGGTTGGATTGAAATTCTTGGAGCGGGAATGGTTCATCCGAATGTTCTTGAAATGGCTGGCTACGATTCTAAGAAATACACTGGATTTGCTTTCGGTATGGGACCAGAACGGATTGCAATGCTGAAATACGGTGTGGATGACATTAGACACTTTTATACAAACGATGTACGTTTCTTAAAACAATTTTCAAAACATGAATAG